Genomic segment of Pseudoalteromonas sp. NC201:
TATTGCGAGAGATGGTCGAACTCAACTGAACGCTCTTTCTGTTGTATGCTTTGGCTAGTATTCGAGGCACTGCCGAAGCTAAACTCTGTGTCTACAACGGGCAATGGAGTAGGGTACACGTAGAAAGCATCGTTTGGTTTTATATACGACCAGGTACGAATAAGGCCAAATGGGAAGTAGCTGAGGATTTTAATTACCCCCGTATCATATACGCCACGAGGTAATTCAGGGGCACTTAGCTCGAGAATTTTCTCATCACTCACTTTGGAAATATAGGTAGCCGTTTGGTTGTATTCACTTGAAAGTCTGAGTGATTGGATCTCTGTGCTAGATGAAATACTGAGCCTAATAGATGAACTATATGGGCTAAAATTAGCATTACTTCCCAAATATCGGACATTTGTATTGTTCAAGTTGAAAAAACCTAAAAATAGGGCGGCTATCATCATCACAGCCATAATGTAGGACACTGCAAGGATTAGATTATTTTGATAGTTGATCCCCAATACAAAATTAAGCAAAGCCACAGCGATAAAAAAACCGCCATCCTTAGATGGCAGTATGTAGATATTATTATGAGATAACCGTATTTCTGAGCGTTGATGTCGTTGATAAATATGCTGCTTAACTTTCCGTTTCAAGCGGTTAATCATGCTTAATGTACCGGTACGTTTTGAAAGACCTGTGTCTGAACTTCTGCTTCATTAGTCGTGGTAACGCCAAGCCGATGGGCACAGACTGAAGTGAAAACGGCTTGAACATCATCGGGTATGACGAAATCTCGACCACTAATAAACGCATATGCACGACTTGCGGCTGCAAGTGCGATGCTAGCTCTTGGCGACAAAGGATCGCTAAATTGACCTGAGCTTCGTGTGTAGTTAACTAAGCGAAGGATGTAATCAATAATAGCGTCACTTAGCACAATGTTAGGCACAACTTGTTGATAGGCTAACAGTGTTTTACCATCGATCACTTGTGGTGCTTGAGTCAGTTTTCTCGCTTTCCCAGCTAATTTAATTAGC
This window contains:
- a CDS encoding DUF58 domain-containing protein, with amino-acid sequence MKRKVKQHIYQRHQRSEIRLSHNNIYILPSKDGGFFIAVALLNFVLGINYQNNLILAVSYIMAVMMIAALFLGFFNLNNTNVRYLGSNANFSPYSSSIRLSISSSTEIQSLRLSSEYNQTATYISKVSDEKILELSAPELPRGVYDTGVIKILSYFPFGLIRTWSYIKPNDAFYVYPTPLPVVDTEFSFGSASNTSQSIQQKERSVEFDHLSQYQKGMSLSRVSWKHYAKTELMLIKQNAPESADLHRIIFDYSKLSGSKEERLSKLCTMVLDADKQQTSYALLLQQNRIPFGQGETHKLCCLEALSEF